A genomic region of Stegostoma tigrinum isolate sSteTig4 chromosome 15, sSteTig4.hap1, whole genome shotgun sequence contains the following coding sequences:
- the glod5 gene encoding glyoxalase domain-containing protein 5 isoform X2 — translation MALLKSLLSIGYCCHGFCRQSLIQFRLKNTSSPIQIARLDHLVLTVKSIEDTVAFYSQTLGMEITTFKKINLHEVGKEFEPKAHKPTAGSMDLCLITKTPVSKVIEHLKTCGVHIEEGPIEQTGAVGLITSVYFRDPDNNLIEVSNYLSDKQ, via the exons ATGGCGCTCTTAAAAAGTTTGTTATCTATAGGCTACTGTTGTCATGGCTTTTGCCGGCAG AGTTTGATTCAGTTCAGATTGAAGAACACTTCCTCACCAATCCAGATCGCAAGATTGGATCACCTTGTTCTGACTGTGAAGAGCATTGAAGATACTGTGGCATTCTACTCCCAAACATTAGGCATGGAAATTACCACTTTCAAG AAAATCAACCTGCATGAAGTTGGGAAAGAATTTGAGCCAAAGGCGCACAAACCGACAGCAGGATCCATGGATCTCTGTTTGATCACAAAGACACCAGTCAGTAAAGTGATTGAACATCTTAAG ACATGTGGAGTTCACATTGAAGAAGGTCCCATCGAACAAACTGGTGCTGTGGGCCTTATCACTTCAGTTTACTTCAGAGATCCAGACAATAATTTGATTGAAGTTTCCAATTACCTCTCTGACAAACAATGA
- the glod5 gene encoding glyoxalase domain-containing protein 5 isoform X1 encodes MALLKSLLSIGYCCHGFCRQSLIQFRLKNTSSPIQIARLDHLVLTVKSIEDTVAFYSQTLGMEITTFKGNRKALSFGNQKINLHEVGKEFEPKAHKPTAGSMDLCLITKTPVSKVIEHLKTCGVHIEEGPIEQTGAVGLITSVYFRDPDNNLIEVSNYLSDKQ; translated from the exons ATGGCGCTCTTAAAAAGTTTGTTATCTATAGGCTACTGTTGTCATGGCTTTTGCCGGCAG AGTTTGATTCAGTTCAGATTGAAGAACACTTCCTCACCAATCCAGATCGCAAGATTGGATCACCTTGTTCTGACTGTGAAGAGCATTGAAGATACTGTGGCATTCTACTCCCAAACATTAGGCATGGAAATTACCACTTTCAAG GGTAACCGCAAAGCACTTTCTTTTGGGAATCAGAAAATCAACCTGCATGAAGTTGGGAAAGAATTTGAGCCAAAGGCGCACAAACCGACAGCAGGATCCATGGATCTCTGTTTGATCACAAAGACACCAGTCAGTAAAGTGATTGAACATCTTAAG ACATGTGGAGTTCACATTGAAGAAGGTCCCATCGAACAAACTGGTGCTGTGGGCCTTATCACTTCAGTTTACTTCAGAGATCCAGACAATAATTTGATTGAAGTTTCCAATTACCTCTCTGACAAACAATGA
- the glod5 gene encoding glyoxalase domain-containing protein 5 isoform X3, which yields MALLKSLLSIGYCCHGFCRQSLIQFRLKNTSSPIQIARLDHLVLTVKSIEDTVAFYSQTLGMEITTFKGNRKALSFGNQKINLHEVGKEFEPKAHKPTAGSMDLCLITKTPVSKVIEHLKGIGEALEAEETH from the exons ATGGCGCTCTTAAAAAGTTTGTTATCTATAGGCTACTGTTGTCATGGCTTTTGCCGGCAG AGTTTGATTCAGTTCAGATTGAAGAACACTTCCTCACCAATCCAGATCGCAAGATTGGATCACCTTGTTCTGACTGTGAAGAGCATTGAAGATACTGTGGCATTCTACTCCCAAACATTAGGCATGGAAATTACCACTTTCAAG GGTAACCGCAAAGCACTTTCTTTTGGGAATCAGAAAATCAACCTGCATGAAGTTGGGAAAGAATTTGAGCCAAAGGCGCACAAACCGACAGCAGGATCCATGGATCTCTGTTTGATCACAAAGACACCAGTCAGTAAAGTGATTGAACATCTTAAG